A stretch of Bacillus pseudomycoides DNA encodes these proteins:
- a CDS encoding LAGLIDADG family homing endonuclease, producing MRKSKYRHVKPEEVKEYYLNHTAKETSEHFDFASVSSLEYFLAKNNIMKNKEKSESKVFTRLTEITLTEEQQLLAVEKYKNQAGLQRVAQHFHVTKQEIRNILDKYGVKLKFRKLNDDEYLWARNEYLNNPVSVKEIARELEVDPEVLYDLFGEEGIQRKNKFTYNNDFFRCIDTEDKAYWLGFLYADGYLDVPDNKLVLETKYDDREHLKKLINHLCPQKIYKKKTIEKFGNVYDSAFVYFNSPEIVGDLINIGCTGVKTFTLEFPKGRISPELLRHFIRGYFDGDGSVLPIKDRYGVYVEYCGNEGFLNDLQIYFKSIIEEYTVVKLSPKGKAFTFRKGGNEVSFDLYKYMYKDATVYLDRKYQRFVDSYGELK from the coding sequence ATGAGAAAATCTAAATATAGACATGTTAAGCCAGAGGAAGTAAAGGAATATTATTTAAATCATACTGCTAAGGAAACTTCGGAACATTTTGATTTTGCAAGTGTAAGTTCGTTGGAGTACTTCTTGGCAAAAAATAATATCATGAAAAACAAAGAAAAAAGTGAATCAAAGGTATTTACAAGGCTTACGGAAATTACATTAACAGAAGAGCAGCAACTCTTAGCTGTAGAAAAGTATAAAAACCAAGCAGGACTACAAAGAGTTGCACAACACTTTCATGTAACCAAACAAGAAATTAGAAATATTCTAGATAAATATGGAGTAAAACTAAAGTTTAGGAAACTTAATGATGATGAGTATTTATGGGCTAGAAACGAATATCTAAACAATCCAGTATCCGTTAAGGAAATAGCACGGGAATTGGAGGTTGATCCAGAAGTTCTTTATGATTTGTTTGGGGAAGAAGGAATTCAAAGAAAAAACAAATTTACATATAACAATGACTTCTTTAGGTGTATAGATACAGAAGACAAGGCTTACTGGTTAGGCTTTTTGTATGCTGATGGATATCTTGATGTACCTGACAATAAATTGGTATTAGAGACGAAGTATGACGATAGAGAGCACTTAAAAAAACTGATTAATCATTTATGTCCACAGAAAATATATAAAAAGAAAACAATAGAAAAATTCGGTAACGTGTATGATTCCGCGTTTGTATATTTCAATAGTCCGGAGATAGTTGGAGATTTGATAAATATCGGATGCACTGGAGTAAAAACATTTACATTAGAGTTTCCCAAAGGAAGAATTAGTCCTGAATTGTTAAGACATTTTATCCGAGGGTATTTTGATGGTGATGGAAGTGTTCTTCCCATTAAAGATAGGTATGGTGTGTATGTTGAGTACTGTGGAAACGAAGGTTTTTTGAACGATTTACAAATATATTTTAAAAGTATTATAGAAGAATATACAGTTGTAAAATTAAGCCCTAAAGGAAAAGCATTTACCTTTAGAAAAGGGGGTAATGAAGTTAGCTTTGACCTATATAAATATATGTATAAGGATGCTACTGTGTATTTAGATAGGAAATACCAGAGATTTGTAGATTCATATGGTGAATTAAAATAG
- a CDS encoding recombinase family protein, with amino-acid sequence MYRQQELDVFIYLRKSRKDLEEEKKAIEHGQHYDTLERHRTQLLELAHKGHHNIIDIFEEVVSGEYISERPMMQKLLREVENGTADAVLVMDLDRLGRGDMVDQGTIYRVFRYSETFIITPTEVIDPNDENQELTFSIKSLIAREELKTIVKRMQRGRRASAREGKSISRVPPYGYLRDNNLKLYPDTEKSWIVSKIFESMAGGMGRQAIAQELDRLSILPPEGEYWNPSTISSIIKNEVYLGHIIWGKIRYTKQNGKYIRKKVPKERWQRHNHAHPPLVSEELFQKANTAHSNRWRPPTIKTKKLSNPLAGILLCGLCGHSMLYQPRKDRPNPQVLCVQPSCKGVQKGASLTLVEQRILDGLKQIIESFEIQENMIQKKKSSNNIDLQQKALEKKEQQINDLQKQKSNLHDFLEKGVYDIDTFLERQKSIAVRLKTTQEAIEELKHEIKKILEKEKHIHEFVPRIKNVLEAYYATNDIEKKNRLLKSVLEKVTYLRKKEWKRKDEFVVELYTKI; translated from the coding sequence ATGTATCGTCAACAAGAACTTGATGTATTTATCTATTTACGTAAAAGCCGAAAAGATCTGGAGGAAGAAAAAAAGGCTATAGAACATGGACAACATTATGATACACTCGAACGTCATCGAACTCAGTTATTAGAACTCGCTCATAAAGGGCATCATAATATAATTGATATTTTTGAAGAAGTTGTTTCTGGTGAATATATATCTGAAAGACCTATGATGCAAAAATTGCTTCGTGAAGTAGAAAATGGCACAGCTGATGCAGTATTAGTAATGGACTTAGATCGCCTTGGTCGCGGCGATATGGTAGATCAGGGAACAATTTATCGTGTATTTCGTTATTCAGAAACATTCATTATTACACCAACAGAAGTCATTGACCCAAATGATGAAAATCAGGAATTAACATTCAGTATCAAGTCTTTAATTGCTCGAGAAGAATTAAAAACAATCGTGAAACGTATGCAGCGTGGTAGAAGAGCTTCTGCAAGGGAAGGAAAATCAATTTCCCGTGTCCCCCCTTATGGATACTTACGAGATAATAATTTAAAACTTTACCCTGATACTGAAAAAAGTTGGATAGTATCTAAAATTTTTGAAAGCATGGCTGGCGGGATGGGCAGGCAGGCAATCGCACAAGAATTAGATAGATTAAGTATTTTGCCTCCAGAAGGCGAATACTGGAACCCTTCAACTATCTCATCCATTATTAAAAATGAAGTATACCTCGGTCACATCATTTGGGGGAAAATACGCTATACAAAACAAAATGGTAAGTATATACGAAAAAAAGTACCAAAAGAACGATGGCAACGACACAATCACGCTCACCCTCCACTTGTATCCGAAGAATTATTTCAAAAAGCTAATACGGCTCATAGTAATCGTTGGAGACCCCCTACAATAAAAACAAAAAAATTGTCTAATCCATTGGCTGGAATCTTACTGTGTGGACTATGTGGACATTCCATGCTTTATCAGCCACGAAAAGATCGGCCTAATCCTCAAGTTCTTTGCGTTCAACCATCCTGTAAAGGCGTTCAAAAAGGGGCATCCTTAACACTTGTTGAACAGCGCATACTTGATGGATTAAAACAAATTATTGAAAGCTTTGAGATACAAGAAAATATGATACAAAAAAAGAAGTCGAGCAATAATATTGATTTACAACAGAAAGCTCTAGAAAAGAAAGAACAACAAATAAATGATCTGCAAAAACAAAAAAGCAATCTCCATGATTTTTTAGAAAAAGGTGTATATGATATTGACACATTCTTAGAGCGGCAAAAATCTATTGCTGTACGATTGAAGACTACCCAAGAGGCAATTGAAGAGCTTAAACATGAAATTAAAAAGATATTAGAAAAAGAAAAACATATACATGAATTTGTTCCGAGGATCAAAAATGTTTTAGAGGCTTATTATGCAACGAATGATATAGAGAAGAAAAATCGTCTTCTCAAATCGGTACTTGAGAAAGTGACTTATTTACGAAAAAAAGAGTGGAAAAGAAAAGATGAATTTGTAGTGGAATTATATACTAAAATATAA
- a CDS encoding helix-turn-helix domain-containing protein gives MINEIGKHIRTLRTQKGIGLNTFAKQLGVSPAYLSNLETGKTDTIQLSLLQKLQDELHLITIDNSSLTLDETKYRIARASTLLHSLIQQDKALGYYLLETLEKGIDLSQASSILHNNDQDYYLQN, from the coding sequence ATGATAAATGAAATTGGTAAACACATTCGTACACTTCGCACTCAAAAAGGAATTGGATTAAACACTTTTGCAAAACAGCTTGGTGTATCACCAGCTTATTTAAGTAATCTTGAAACAGGAAAGACGGATACCATTCAACTTTCATTATTACAAAAGCTACAAGATGAGCTTCATCTCATTACAATAGATAATTCGTCCTTAACCCTAGATGAAACAAAATATAGAATTGCTCGCGCAAGCACCCTATTACATAGCTTGATACAACAGGATAAGGCACTTGGATATTACTTATTAGAAACTTTAGAGAAAGGTATTGATCTATCTCAAGCTTCATCTATCCTCCATAACAATGATCAAGATTATTATTTACAGAACTAA
- a CDS encoding recombinase family protein, with the protein MKTVAYYRSSIDSQENSIEMQQNSVLTRSIDMALIIDEEYIDEAVSARKVSLKKRPALQKLIQDINNNDVGTLFLFKRDRLARNVMEYYEIYQILRNKKINVILTAPNEPPVYYTPIGEYLELIMAGMAQREGEQIIERLKQTLKSNFQSGKNPGRLPYGFKWNKETKKIELVDEQVQVVKRIYQELVSGKHESLKELCSVLGFKENGKSWTPTDIRKIALNPTYIGLRTMNIFGEDVTSKYEILSIIDKNTWEKACSIVTILSPQKTHQDYVFEQVLFPLQGLLICSKCNESLQKVKARKKENLKYKCLNHSSVYVLKSTIEPLVFERCKEYFDSLITSHFHELFDRYEQNAKKQVKQKIQTIKEKIQLMNEKLITKVDTWYHETDVSYKEQKEVEIMALYDELAKYKKQKEQVTQELSDVKQLREKISNYQSSMSLSYDEIKENRQLSSFFQDLIQQIKTDGKNCEIIFKHPFLRTQEVLIS; encoded by the coding sequence TTGAAGACCGTTGCATATTATAGAAGTTCAATTGATTCTCAGGAAAACTCAATCGAAATGCAACAAAATTCAGTTCTTACTCGCTCCATTGATATGGCATTGATTATCGATGAAGAATATATTGATGAAGCGGTATCAGCCCGAAAAGTCAGTTTGAAAAAGCGTCCAGCCCTACAAAAATTAATACAAGATATCAACAATAACGATGTTGGAACTTTATTCTTATTTAAGCGAGATCGACTAGCAAGAAATGTAATGGAGTATTATGAAATTTATCAAATACTAAGAAATAAGAAGATAAATGTTATTTTAACTGCACCAAATGAGCCACCAGTGTACTACACACCAATTGGTGAATATCTTGAATTAATTATGGCGGGTATGGCCCAACGGGAAGGCGAACAAATTATTGAACGTTTAAAGCAAACATTAAAGTCAAATTTCCAAAGTGGTAAAAATCCAGGACGTCTTCCGTATGGTTTCAAATGGAATAAAGAAACGAAAAAAATTGAATTGGTTGATGAACAAGTACAAGTTGTTAAAAGGATTTATCAAGAACTTGTATCTGGAAAACATGAATCCTTGAAAGAACTTTGTAGTGTATTAGGCTTTAAGGAAAACGGTAAGTCTTGGACTCCAACTGATATAAGAAAAATTGCATTAAATCCAACATATATTGGATTGCGTACTATGAATATTTTTGGTGAAGATGTTACTAGTAAATATGAAATACTTTCCATTATTGATAAGAATACATGGGAAAAAGCATGTAGTATTGTCACCATTTTATCTCCCCAAAAGACTCATCAAGATTATGTATTTGAGCAAGTGTTATTTCCACTGCAAGGATTGTTAATTTGTTCGAAATGTAATGAATCATTACAAAAAGTAAAGGCTAGAAAAAAAGAAAATTTAAAGTATAAATGTTTAAATCATTCTTCGGTTTATGTTCTGAAGAGTACAATTGAACCATTAGTCTTCGAACGCTGTAAGGAATATTTTGATAGCTTAATTACTTCCCATTTTCATGAACTATTTGATCGATATGAACAAAATGCTAAGAAGCAAGTAAAACAGAAAATACAAACCATTAAAGAGAAAATCCAGCTTATGAATGAAAAGTTAATTACAAAAGTAGATACATGGTATCACGAAACTGATGTATCTTATAAGGAGCAGAAAGAAGTCGAAATTATGGCGCTGTATGATGAGCTGGCAAAATATAAAAAACAAAAAGAACAGGTGACACAGGAATTAAGTGATGTAAAGCAATTACGTGAAAAGATAAGTAATTATCAATCCTCTATGTCGTTGTCCTATGACGAGATAAAGGAGAATCGACAGTTAAGTTCCTTTTTTCAAGATTTAATACAACAAATTAAAACTGACGGAAAGAACTGCGAAATTATTTTTAAACACCCATTCTTACGTACTCAAGAGGTGTTAATATCATGA
- a CDS encoding recombinase family protein has protein sequence MKLSHILQPNMKAAFYGRHSTDKQDMDMQLNSVMEVIRKYDCIHTHSFLDKAVSARKNKITSRKELENMFEAAKRKEFGFVIVYKSDRLARDPLEHQTIRIVMKTLDIPIIISSTESVYNTDTDLIVQLMEDGFTKYEVDTIIARTRSGLENKAKQGKWLGGKPPFGYTYDKNSGQFIEHPEELCYVKEIFNLYFNGHGFQHIANTFPNGSRRGKDWGKENVKAIVLNPFYCGLLSWRRQTDGKQNARDIWIEAPNYYVKPIISQTTWESCWRIYSEKRNGNMVPKHYKTSFLLQGLLSCEKCQELMKTKNQQTVSSTNKQYGAKIYFCTNCKLRIDADLLHDKVVNQTLTDVKISGFHNVYHAIEQKIQYEIQGLNNDIKKHQRLFENYTIKLHNITEELKQRMKNNDDKRLLKSLAIYRLDVQRKLDGVTQQINDFKQQITLKEKIEKSKETWLHTLNEVFQDDVKLQEISDMDKRRFLLPLIQSVSIKENKKRNEYDISLQLRTDFSKRNVQNQISLIL, from the coding sequence ATGAAGCTTTCTCATATATTACAACCAAATATGAAGGCTGCTTTTTATGGCCGTCATTCTACGGATAAACAAGATATGGATATGCAATTGAATTCCGTTATGGAAGTGATTCGCAAATATGATTGCATTCATACTCATTCTTTTCTTGATAAGGCTGTTTCCGCTCGTAAAAATAAAATTACAAGTAGGAAAGAACTTGAAAATATGTTCGAAGCGGCAAAAAGAAAAGAATTTGGTTTTGTCATTGTTTATAAAAGTGATCGTTTGGCCAGAGACCCTCTTGAGCATCAAACGATACGTATTGTCATGAAGACACTAGATATTCCCATCATTATTAGTTCAACCGAAAGTGTGTACAATACTGATACTGACTTGATTGTGCAACTTATGGAAGATGGTTTTACTAAATATGAAGTTGACACCATTATCGCCAGAACACGATCAGGTCTAGAAAATAAGGCAAAACAAGGGAAATGGCTTGGTGGTAAGCCGCCATTTGGTTACACATATGATAAGAATAGTGGGCAGTTTATAGAACATCCTGAAGAGCTTTGCTATGTAAAAGAAATTTTTAACTTATATTTTAATGGTCATGGATTTCAGCATATTGCTAATACATTTCCTAACGGTTCACGTCGCGGAAAAGATTGGGGTAAAGAGAATGTAAAGGCGATTGTGCTTAATCCTTTTTATTGTGGTTTATTATCATGGCGCCGACAAACAGATGGAAAACAAAATGCAAGAGATATTTGGATTGAAGCACCAAACTACTATGTGAAGCCAATTATTTCACAAACGACATGGGAATCATGCTGGCGTATTTATTCAGAAAAACGTAATGGAAACATGGTTCCTAAACATTACAAAACAAGTTTTCTTTTGCAAGGATTGCTTTCTTGTGAAAAGTGCCAGGAACTAATGAAAACAAAGAATCAGCAGACAGTAAGTTCTACAAATAAACAGTATGGAGCGAAAATTTATTTTTGCACTAATTGCAAATTAAGGATAGATGCAGACCTCCTTCATGATAAAGTAGTGAATCAAACACTTACTGATGTGAAAATAAGTGGATTTCACAATGTATATCATGCGATAGAACAAAAAATTCAGTATGAGATACAAGGGTTGAATAACGATATTAAAAAGCATCAGCGTCTCTTTGAAAACTACACCATCAAACTTCACAATATTACAGAAGAGTTGAAACAACGTATGAAAAATAATGATGATAAACGTCTTTTGAAGTCCTTAGCGATTTACCGCTTGGATGTACAGCGAAAGCTAGATGGAGTCACGCAACAAATCAATGACTTCAAACAACAAATCACTCTTAAAGAAAAAATCGAGAAAAGCAAAGAAACATGGCTACATACTTTGAATGAAGTATTTCAAGATGATGTCAAGCTTCAAGAAATAAGCGATATGGATAAAAGACGATTTTTATTACCTCTTATTCAATCTGTATCCATTAAAGAAAATAAAAAGCGTAACGAATATGATATTTCATTACAGTTACGAACCGATTTTTCAAAGCGTAATGTCCAAAATCAAATCAGCTTGATTTTGTAA
- a CDS encoding creatininase family protein, translated as MLSFRDSTKTIQESGTEIAIISIGATEQFEPYLPMHLDTLIAEKYAEAFGEVLDAYVLPTIPFNTSEEHANFKGTITVSTNVLAVMLEEIIVNLTRQGFKKFVLCNGHEGAYWESSFVKQINFKYPELILITTHRQLAWEDALKEAGIEGLKERHAGFLSVCTAMWLCPELVKVKSMGSEVPTENNKFADYIFRYKQTKNDCLGKFESNDYTAQQLTEIGKTFWTSFIAKRSEHLKETLEKAYQIKMS; from the coding sequence ATGTTAAGTTTTAGAGATTCAACAAAGACTATTCAGGAAAGTGGGACAGAAATTGCAATAATTTCTATTGGTGCTACCGAACAGTTTGAGCCATATTTACCGATGCACTTAGATACTTTGATTGCTGAAAAGTATGCAGAAGCGTTTGGTGAAGTATTAGATGCTTATGTATTACCGACAATTCCTTTTAACACTTCTGAAGAGCATGCAAACTTCAAAGGCACTATTACAGTAAGCACTAATGTATTAGCAGTAATGTTGGAAGAGATAATTGTAAATCTAACGAGACAAGGGTTTAAAAAATTCGTTTTATGTAATGGACACGAAGGAGCTTATTGGGAGTCTTCATTTGTTAAGCAAATAAATTTTAAGTACCCAGAACTCATATTAATTACTACTCATCGGCAGTTAGCTTGGGAAGATGCTTTAAAAGAAGCAGGTATTGAAGGATTAAAAGAGAGGCACGCTGGTTTCTTATCAGTATGTACGGCTATGTGGTTATGTCCAGAACTTGTAAAGGTTAAGTCTATGGGTTCTGAAGTACCTACCGAAAATAATAAATTTGCTGATTATATTTTTAGGTATAAGCAAACGAAAAATGACTGTTTGGGCAAGTTTGAGAGTAATGACTATACTGCCCAACAACTTACTGAGATTGGAAAGACATTCTGGACCTCTTTTATTGCAAAGAGAAGTGAACACCTAAAGGAAACTCTTGAAAAAGCTTACCAAATAAAAATGAGTTGA
- a CDS encoding peroxiredoxin: MKKVEIGTRAPDFTAYASNGKQIKLSNFSGKNIVLYFYPKDMTSGCTKEACDFRNAHTSFEGYDTVILGVSADPISSHQVFVQNYSLPFLLLTDDKYEISEQYNAIRLVETGTGMEKRIKRSTFLIDKDGYVIRSWEDVKVDGHIEEILSDLNTLKSSIKI; this comes from the coding sequence TTGAAAAAAGTTGAAATAGGTACTAGAGCACCCGATTTTACTGCGTATGCAAGTAACGGCAAACAAATAAAATTATCTAATTTTTCTGGGAAAAATATTGTTTTATATTTTTATCCTAAGGATATGACCTCAGGATGTACAAAAGAGGCTTGTGACTTTCGAAATGCTCATACTTCATTTGAGGGGTATGATACAGTGATATTAGGAGTTAGTGCTGATCCTATATCTAGTCACCAGGTCTTTGTTCAAAATTATAGCTTACCTTTTTTATTGTTAACCGATGATAAGTATGAAATTTCTGAACAATATAATGCAATAAGACTAGTTGAAACTGGTACAGGGATGGAGAAAAGAATAAAACGATCTACTTTCCTCATAGATAAAGATGGATATGTCATTAGATCTTGGGAAGATGTTAAAGTCGATGGACATATAGAAGAAATACTAAGCGATTTGAATACCCTAAAATCTAGTATAAAAATCTGA
- the serS gene encoding serine--tRNA ligase, whose protein sequence is MIPQIDSEEKQDYISNIKEINNITKELKHVLKEVENTFNSMMLLIPSVPLENVPVGIDDSENVLLYEIGTVKDLSETPLDHIILGEKHNVFDLEKSSDVSGSRMYYLKHNGFLLQRAIENLVLDVLMQNGFSFMDVPVMVKEDAMIKTGYFPNGKEEAYEITKDNLYLVGSSEVPLISYYSNKKLNEEDLPIKVSAISTCFRREAGSYGRDTRGAYRVHQFNKIEQIVICKDNKEADIEMHKLLLQNAENILKKLELPYRVVEVCTGDMGQGQVKKHDIEVWMPSRGKYGETHSCSSFFDFQARRADIKYRALDGSVKFAYTLNNTAVAFPRILIPFLENHQTTDGEIKIPLALQQYLGGKKYLS, encoded by the coding sequence CTGATTCCTCAAATAGATAGTGAAGAAAAACAAGATTATATTAGTAATATTAAGGAAATTAATAATATTACTAAGGAACTTAAACATGTACTTAAAGAAGTAGAAAATACTTTTAATTCTATGATGCTACTTATTCCTTCCGTTCCGTTAGAAAATGTTCCGGTTGGTATAGATGATAGTGAAAATGTTTTATTATATGAGATAGGGACAGTTAAGGATCTTTCTGAAACTCCCCTAGACCATATCATCCTAGGTGAAAAGCATAATGTATTTGATTTAGAAAAATCTTCAGACGTTTCTGGCAGCAGAATGTATTATCTAAAACATAATGGTTTTCTTTTACAAAGGGCTATTGAGAACTTAGTACTTGATGTGTTAATGCAAAATGGCTTTTCTTTTATGGATGTCCCAGTTATGGTTAAAGAGGATGCCATGATAAAGACTGGATATTTTCCTAATGGGAAAGAAGAGGCTTACGAAATTACCAAAGATAATTTATATCTAGTGGGAAGTTCAGAAGTACCTTTAATTTCCTACTACTCCAATAAAAAGCTAAACGAAGAGGATTTACCAATAAAAGTTTCAGCAATTTCTACATGTTTTAGGAGAGAAGCTGGATCATATGGACGAGATACAAGAGGAGCGTATCGTGTACATCAATTTAACAAAATCGAGCAAATTGTAATTTGTAAAGATAATAAAGAAGCCGATATTGAGATGCATAAACTACTTTTACAAAATGCAGAAAACATTTTAAAAAAATTGGAATTACCCTATAGGGTGGTAGAAGTTTGTACTGGAGATATGGGGCAAGGCCAAGTTAAAAAACATGATATAGAGGTTTGGATGCCTAGTAGAGGGAAATATGGTGAGACTCATTCATGCTCAAGTTTTTTTGATTTTCAAGCCCGTAGAGCTGACATTAAATATCGTGCACTAGATGGATCCGTAAAGTTCGCTTATACACTAAATAATACAGCTGTTGCTTTTCCAAGGATTTTAATCCCATTTTTAGAGAATCATCAAACAACAGATGGAGAGATAAAAATACCTCTAGCTCTACAACAATATTTAGGAGGGAAAAAATACCTCTCCTAA